Proteins from a genomic interval of Methanohalophilus levihalophilus:
- a CDS encoding ABC transporter permease, which translates to MVKLAQAINIALGSIRSAKLRSFLTTLGIIIGVAAVIVNISLGVSFSQNFEEELGAAGSNFIVIFTQKNNVFHDNQLEIVRTTTGVEAVSPVNEQIGIVRYQSTERSATIDGVTPEYEEVGNLFMEEGQFLDSQDRFVAVIGTDVAYEKFNRNISVKNFINVSINNIEGGVSTQTFRVKGIIKDPDAAFIAQEVDPRFRVFIPLDVMQEMQGVEDIGGFFIKAESVEAIESVSDDIDERLARSVGVPSRDIDNEDAKPYVVFTELDILEQLNQLSGALTSILTGVALISLAVGSIGIVNIMLVTVTERTKEIGILKSLGYTYRDILTLFIVEAAIIGLLGGIFGVIVGAVASYFVDGFLEVPFVFPPYLILLGFGIAMIVGIVSGIYPARKAAKMDPVESLRYE; encoded by the coding sequence ATGGTAAAGCTTGCGCAGGCAATTAACATTGCACTGGGTAGCATACGCAGTGCCAAATTGCGGTCTTTCCTTACCACTCTTGGTATCATAATAGGCGTAGCTGCCGTTATTGTCAATATTTCGCTTGGTGTGAGCTTTAGCCAGAATTTTGAAGAGGAACTAGGTGCTGCAGGTTCCAATTTCATTGTCATTTTTACACAGAAAAATAATGTGTTCCACGACAACCAGCTTGAGATTGTAAGGACAACTACCGGAGTTGAGGCAGTTTCGCCTGTGAATGAACAAATCGGAATTGTTCGATACCAATCGACGGAGCGGAGTGCAACTATTGATGGGGTGACACCTGAATATGAGGAAGTAGGGAATCTGTTCATGGAAGAGGGGCAGTTTCTTGACAGCCAGGATAGATTTGTTGCGGTTATAGGTACGGATGTCGCCTATGAGAAGTTTAATCGTAATATCTCTGTGAAGAATTTCATCAATGTTTCTATCAATAATATTGAAGGTGGGGTCAGCACCCAGACTTTCAGGGTAAAAGGAATCATAAAGGACCCGGATGCAGCGTTTATTGCTCAGGAAGTTGACCCGCGATTCAGGGTTTTTATTCCTCTTGACGTGATGCAGGAAATGCAGGGTGTGGAGGATATTGGCGGTTTCTTCATAAAAGCGGAAAGTGTCGAGGCTATTGAAAGTGTTTCAGATGACATTGATGAACGACTCGCAAGATCTGTGGGTGTCCCAAGTCGTGACATAGACAATGAAGATGCAAAGCCTTATGTCGTATTCACGGAACTGGATATCCTCGAGCAGCTAAACCAGCTTTCAGGTGCATTAACCTCAATACTGACAGGAGTCGCCCTTATTTCGCTTGCAGTAGGTTCCATTGGGATTGTAAATATAATGCTTGTTACTGTTACTGAGAGAACCAAGGAAATCGGGATACTGAAATCCCTTGGATACACTTACAGGGATATATTGACTCTGTTTATCGTAGAAGCTGCAATCATTGGATTGCTTGGAGGTATATTCGGGGTTATAGTTGGAGCTGTGGCTTCATACTTTGTGGATGGTTTCCTTGAAGTTCCGTTTGTCTTCCCACCATACCTTATTTTGTTAGGTTTTGGCATTGCAATGATCGTGGGTATTGTTTCGGGCATTTATCCTGCACGAAAAGCTGCAAAAATGGATCCTGTGGAGTCTTTAAGATATGAATGA
- a CDS encoding ABC transporter permease, whose translation MLKLGHAFRLSFGSIGSAKLRSSLTTLGIIIGIAAVVANVSLGASFSQYFEDELGTVGSDFIIIFSQDINLFFDNQLQVVDGVAGVEGVSPFRQQLAGVTYQSTLRQVTIQGVSEDYESIASVRMEEGEFLSDKDKYVAILGSDVAHEKFDQDLPFRNSIDIELVRRDGTTVSHSFKIVGIIDSPDSFFFDTGASEQIFIPIDTMNEMLDVEDYGGFWISARDSGSVRDVSDEIDSRLARSLGVSERELENEDVKPYTIINQADVLDDLDELSASLSSLFISVALISLLVGSIGITNIMLVSVTERTKEIGLLKSVGYTRSNILILFIIESIVLGLIGGVLGTLLGLGGFYLAATIVGLPAVFLPYLFVVGIGIAVFVGLVAGVYPANKASKLDPVESLRKL comes from the coding sequence ATGCTGAAATTAGGTCATGCTTTCCGTTTGTCATTTGGAAGCATTGGGAGTGCTAAGCTGCGCTCGTCCCTGACCACCCTTGGTATTATTATAGGGATTGCTGCTGTTGTGGCAAACGTGAGCCTCGGCGCCAGTTTTAGCCAGTATTTTGAGGATGAGCTGGGAACTGTTGGTTCCGATTTCATTATTATTTTCAGTCAGGACATCAACCTGTTTTTTGATAACCAGCTTCAGGTTGTGGATGGTGTTGCCGGAGTAGAGGGGGTGTCGCCCTTCCGACAGCAACTGGCGGGGGTGACGTATCAGTCGACCCTGCGACAGGTGACGATACAGGGCGTTTCGGAAGACTATGAGAGTATCGCCAGCGTCAGGATGGAAGAAGGGGAATTCCTTTCGGATAAGGACAAGTACGTAGCGATTTTGGGTTCGGATGTAGCTCACGAAAAATTCGATCAGGATCTTCCTTTTCGCAATTCAATCGATATTGAGCTTGTGCGCCGTGACGGTACGACTGTGTCACACAGCTTCAAGATAGTGGGAATCATAGACAGTCCGGATTCGTTTTTTTTCGATACCGGTGCTTCAGAGCAGATATTCATACCCATTGACACCATGAACGAGATGCTGGACGTTGAGGACTATGGTGGTTTCTGGATATCAGCCAGGGATTCTGGCTCGGTGAGGGATGTTTCGGATGAGATTGACAGCCGGCTTGCCCGCAGTCTCGGGGTTTCCGAAAGGGAGCTGGAAAATGAGGACGTGAAACCTTATACTATAATCAATCAAGCGGATGTCCTCGATGATCTGGATGAGCTATCAGCTTCGCTTTCTTCCCTGTTCATCTCCGTTGCATTGATATCATTGCTTGTAGGTTCTATCGGTATCACGAATATAATGCTGGTTTCAGTTACTGAAAGGACGAAGGAAATCGGGTTGCTGAAATCCGTCGGCTACACCAGATCAAATATCCTGATATTGTTCATTATTGAATCCATTGTCCTGGGCCTGATAGGAGGAGTGCTGGGTACACTCCTTGGGCTAGGTGGATTCTACCTGGCTGCAACTATTGTTGGATTACCAGCGGTATTTTTGCCATATCTTTTCGTGGTGGGCATTGGAATTGCCGTATTTGTTGGTTTAGTGGCAGGGGTGTATCCTGCCAACAAGGCTTCAAAGCTTGACCCGGTGGAATCGTTGCGGAAGTTATGA
- a CDS encoding protease inhibitor I42 family protein: MKINGYATIGLIVMVFIVALAAVVLPGCTEPVSPIDDVDDNGTNGDEFDDSLLSSFYNETDDSSTITIEVGDSFEVWLEENPTTGYQWELTVSDGLEIIKDEFIQTPEEEELVGSGGVHVWTIGINEAGDQSIDGIYKRPWEDTTGDEDTFSMAVIAVNAGDDQEGDFISGTAVVEDVQVLILESFPVQVHLSVSGYLPDGCTEVYEDGINEQRDGFNYTVEIPTKRPADMACTEAIVPYTVNVPIDVYGIEKGTYTVDVNGVQTTFELQMDNIIE, translated from the coding sequence ATGAAGATTAACGGATATGCAACCATAGGCCTGATTGTGATGGTTTTCATAGTTGCATTGGCAGCAGTGGTATTGCCGGGATGCACTGAACCGGTTTCACCAATAGATGATGTTGATGACAATGGTACAAATGGGGATGAATTTGACGATTCTCTTCTTTCTTCATTCTACAATGAAACTGATGACAGTTCAACCATAACAATTGAAGTGGGGGATTCATTTGAGGTATGGCTTGAGGAAAACCCGACTACAGGCTACCAGTGGGAGCTGACGGTTTCAGACGGCCTTGAAATAATAAAGGATGAATTCATCCAGACTCCCGAGGAAGAAGAGCTTGTGGGTTCAGGCGGCGTTCATGTCTGGACAATCGGGATTAATGAGGCAGGCGATCAGTCCATTGATGGTATTTACAAGAGACCATGGGAGGACACCACCGGAGATGAGGATACTTTTAGCATGGCGGTTATCGCAGTGAACGCTGGTGACGATCAGGAAGGAGATTTCATATCTGGGACGGCGGTTGTCGAGGACGTGCAGGTATTGATTCTCGAATCCTTCCCTGTGCAGGTCCACCTGTCGGTTTCAGGCTACCTCCCTGACGGATGCACGGAAGTTTACGAGGACGGTATCAACGAGCAGCGTGATGGGTTCAACTACACTGTAGAAATCCCAACGAAACGTCCGGCTGACATGGCATGTACCGAGGCAATTGTGCCCTACACCGTCAACGTACCCATCGATGTGTACGGAATTGAAAAAGGCACTTACACCGTAGATGTGAATGGTGTCCAGACTACCTTCGAGTTACAGATGGACAATATTATTGAGTGA
- a CDS encoding SRPBCC domain-containing protein: MREITTEIKIKASPEKVWEMLTDFSKFPEWNPFILEAQGEIEEGSKLLVRLARPNNKSMVFKPSVLKVEKGKEFRWLGHLFLPGFFDGEHIFEIIPLDSKSVKFIQREKFRGILVPLFWKSLGTNTKQGFNEMNAALKKRAEEVQN, encoded by the coding sequence ATGAGAGAAATTACAACTGAAATCAAAATCAAAGCCTCCCCGGAAAAAGTCTGGGAAATGCTCACGGACTTCAGCAAATTCCCTGAATGGAATCCCTTTATTCTGGAAGCCCAAGGTGAAATTGAGGAAGGTAGCAAGCTCTTGGTTCGCCTTGCAAGACCCAACAACAAAAGCATGGTTTTCAAACCCAGTGTTTTGAAAGTTGAAAAGGGAAAAGAATTCAGGTGGTTAGGTCACCTTTTCCTGCCGGGTTTTTTTGATGGGGAACATATTTTTGAGATAATACCACTGGATAGCAAGAGTGTCAAATTCATACAGCGGGAAAAATTCAGGGGAATACTTGTCCCACTTTTCTGGAAAAGTTTGGGTACAAACACAAAGCAGGGATTCAATGAAATGAATGCTGCCTTAAAAAAGAGAGCAGAAGAAGTTCAAAATTGA
- a CDS encoding deoxyguanosinetriphosphate triphosphohydrolase family protein, which yields MYSKGDFVEIQSDIMSQIELNSRNREQMYSEYATKNSEYVRRYGGKKEEPFLRPPFFRDADRIIHSKAFSRYIDKTQVFFLMDNDHITHRVIHVQLVSKIARVIGRALCLNEDLIEAIALGHDIGHVPYGHLGEKILDKLCRENEIGPFKHNIQSIQFLDQIEDCNLTLQTLDGILCHDGESHNQSLKPTGQLDWGSFENKLKDIQNDKNVFPLTLEGCLVRISDTIAYLGRDLQDAIEVDLITEKELINLPENCKNLFGYEYGKNINWLILDTLIRDVINNSSDGDHISFSSEVSQCVKEFKDFNYENIYYHPKLKEQVPKIEYMYSYLFDHFLNDIEKENKKSLVYEHMINLDWISKAYLANAQPAEIVRDYLAGMTDRYFEYVFTNATIPSRDKLKYRGR from the coding sequence ATGTATAGCAAAGGTGATTTTGTGGAGATTCAAAGCGATATAATGAGCCAAATTGAACTTAATTCTAGAAACAGAGAACAAATGTATTCAGAATACGCTACCAAAAATTCTGAATATGTGCGAAGGTATGGCGGGAAAAAAGAAGAACCTTTCTTAAGGCCTCCCTTTTTTAGAGATGCAGACCGCATTATTCACTCAAAAGCCTTTTCAAGATACATTGATAAAACTCAAGTTTTCTTCTTGATGGATAATGATCATATTACACATAGAGTAATTCATGTTCAATTAGTTTCCAAAATTGCAAGAGTAATTGGCAGAGCACTATGCTTAAATGAGGATTTAATTGAAGCTATAGCTCTTGGCCATGATATTGGGCATGTTCCTTATGGTCATTTGGGTGAAAAAATATTAGATAAGTTATGCAGAGAAAATGAGATTGGGCCATTCAAGCATAATATCCAAAGCATTCAATTTTTGGATCAAATTGAAGATTGTAATTTAACTCTTCAAACACTTGATGGAATTTTATGCCATGATGGCGAATCTCACAACCAAAGCCTTAAACCTACAGGTCAACTTGATTGGGGGTCGTTTGAAAATAAGCTGAAAGATATACAAAATGACAAGAATGTTTTTCCATTGACTCTGGAAGGTTGTCTAGTTAGAATATCTGACACAATTGCATATTTAGGTAGGGATTTGCAAGATGCAATTGAGGTTGATTTGATTACTGAAAAAGAGTTAATTAATCTGCCTGAGAACTGCAAAAATTTATTTGGCTACGAGTATGGCAAAAACATAAATTGGCTTATTTTAGACACCTTGATTAGGGATGTTATCAATAACAGCTCTGATGGTGATCACATCTCCTTTTCATCAGAGGTTTCTCAATGTGTAAAAGAATTCAAAGATTTCAATTATGAGAATATTTATTACCATCCAAAATTGAAAGAACAAGTTCCAAAAATAGAATACATGTATTCATATCTTTTCGATCACTTTTTGAATGATATCGAAAAAGAAAACAAAAAATCTCTAGTTTACGAGCATATGATTAATCTAGATTGGATCTCTAAAGCTTATCTTGCAAATGCTCAACCAGCAGAAATAGTTCGTGATTATTTGGCAGGAATGACTGATAGATATTTTGAGTATGTTTTCACAAATGCTACGATTCCTAGTAGAGATAAATTAAAGTACAGAGGGCGTTAA
- a CDS encoding nucleoside 2-deoxyribosyltransferase — MTYNIYIAGPLFSEAELEFNLKLDEFLANIGFHTFLPQRDGYELSELISESLDKEKAGKMIFSKDLDEIKKADIIVFIMDGRVPDEGACVEIGLGFAYGKECIGLKTDSRTFMDNSDNPMLSGVLKGRIASSFSELELLLEPYIKLKEEICCIC; from the coding sequence TTGACATATAATATTTATATTGCAGGGCCACTTTTTTCAGAGGCCGAACTAGAATTCAACCTTAAATTAGATGAGTTTTTAGCCAACATTGGGTTTCATACATTTCTTCCACAAAGAGATGGATATGAATTATCTGAATTGATTAGTGAATCTCTTGACAAGGAAAAAGCTGGAAAGATGATTTTTTCAAAGGATTTGGATGAGATTAAAAAAGCAGATATCATTGTTTTCATAATGGATGGTAGAGTTCCAGATGAAGGGGCATGTGTGGAAATAGGTCTTGGATTTGCTTATGGCAAAGAATGCATTGGATTAAAAACAGATTCTAGAACTTTCATGGATAATTCTGATAACCCGATGCTTTCAGGTGTTCTTAAAGGGCGAATTGCTTCCTCCTTTTCAGAATTGGAACTTTTATTAGAACCCTACATAAAACTCAAAGAGGAAATTTGTTGCATTTGTTAA
- a CDS encoding DUF3795 domain-containing protein has protein sequence MTKLEIGCCGAYCKTCREFKSSNCKGCKLGYDTGERDINRAKCKMKLCCFRDHGYETCADCSDWETCDIIQEWYTKGYSRGKCRQSIDFIRREGYGEFLKRADSWENHYGKLD, from the coding sequence ATGACAAAACTCGAAATAGGTTGCTGTGGTGCCTACTGCAAAACCTGCCGCGAATTCAAAAGCAGCAATTGCAAAGGCTGTAAGCTCGGCTACGATACAGGGGAGCGTGACATAAACCGTGCCAAATGCAAGATGAAGCTGTGCTGCTTCAGGGATCACGGTTATGAAACCTGTGCCGACTGTTCGGACTGGGAAACCTGTGATATTATTCAGGAATGGTACACGAAGGGCTATTCCCGCGGGAAGTGCAGGCAGTCCATTGATTTTATTCGCAGGGAAGGTTACGGGGAATTCCTGAAACGAGCCGATTCGTGGGAGAATCATTACGGGAAGCTTGACTGA
- a CDS encoding zinc ribbon-containing protein, whose amino-acid sequence MIYHTGDTPGKGTYMCTFCKKEVVLENDTDKLPPCPKCYKTEYTKVE is encoded by the coding sequence ATGATATACCATACTGGCGATACCCCCGGGAAAGGCACCTACATGTGCACTTTCTGTAAGAAAGAAGTAGTGCTTGAGAATGATACCGACAAACTACCTCCCTGTCCTAAATGCTACAAGACTGAATACACAAAGGTAGAGTAA
- a CDS encoding TIGR00375 family protein, whose protein sequence is MIINADLHLHSKYSMACSNRMELPVMATEAAKKGINLVATGDCIHPKWLAEIKKYSSDDTTIEIDGTSFVLTTEIEDKRRVHHLLILPSISKAEELAERIAPYSNLEIDGRPTVRLDGEEIAEIAHDVGALFGPCHAFTPWTAMYAYHDSLESCYGDLTDKVAFLELGLSADSDYADRIAELQDLTFLSNSDAHSPWSNKLAREFNRFEVPDLTFEGLEKAILRKEGYKCVLNVGFYPQEGKYNESACIKCFRHYTFEECEEIDWKCRVCGGQIKKGVYDRVNELADYDEPHHPDHRPPYLHTLPLAEIIMMALGHSSINTKGVSTAWNALIEKFGSETTAMLDADLEELDFVDSRVVDGIRAFREEKVIIHPGGGGKYGWLELPGQKKKSKPQKKAEKEVSKKQQKSLFDF, encoded by the coding sequence ATGATCATTAACGCAGATCTACACCTTCACTCAAAGTATTCAATGGCATGCTCCAACAGGATGGAGCTGCCCGTTATGGCTACGGAAGCTGCGAAAAAGGGCATAAACCTTGTCGCAACAGGGGATTGTATCCACCCTAAGTGGCTTGCGGAGATTAAGAAATACTCTTCTGATGATACAACTATTGAGATTGATGGCACTTCGTTTGTCCTGACCACAGAAATCGAGGACAAGAGAAGAGTTCACCACCTGCTCATTTTACCTTCCATTTCAAAAGCCGAAGAGCTTGCGGAACGAATTGCTCCATATAGCAACCTTGAGATTGACGGTCGCCCCACGGTCCGGCTCGACGGCGAGGAGATTGCGGAGATTGCCCATGATGTTGGCGCATTGTTCGGCCCTTGCCATGCATTTACCCCGTGGACTGCTATGTATGCCTACCATGACAGTCTGGAAAGTTGTTACGGAGATCTGACTGACAAAGTTGCTTTCCTTGAACTCGGGTTGAGTGCGGATAGTGATTATGCTGACAGGATTGCGGAGTTGCAGGATCTGACTTTCCTTTCCAATTCGGATGCACATTCCCCGTGGTCCAATAAACTGGCAAGGGAGTTCAACAGGTTCGAAGTTCCTGATCTTACTTTTGAAGGACTGGAGAAGGCAATCCTCCGGAAAGAGGGATACAAGTGCGTGCTTAATGTAGGATTCTATCCTCAGGAAGGCAAGTACAATGAGTCCGCCTGCATCAAGTGCTTCCGCCATTATACATTCGAGGAATGCGAGGAGATTGACTGGAAGTGCAGGGTTTGCGGAGGACAGATCAAGAAAGGCGTGTACGACAGGGTGAACGAGCTTGCGGATTACGATGAGCCACATCATCCGGATCACAGGCCGCCGTATCTCCACACCTTACCACTGGCAGAAATTATCATGATGGCACTGGGACATTCCAGCATCAATACGAAGGGTGTCAGCACAGCCTGGAATGCTTTAATTGAGAAATTCGGCAGCGAGACCACTGCCATGCTGGACGCAGACCTCGAAGAGCTGGATTTCGTGGATAGTCGCGTTGTTGACGGCATCCGGGCATTCCGGGAGGAAAAGGTCATCATCCATCCCGGGGGCGGAGGGAAATACGGCTGGCTGGAACTTCCCGGTCAGAAGAAGAAATCCAAACCGCAGAAAAAGGCAGAAAAGGAAGTTTCAAAGAAGCAGCAGAAAAGCCTTTTTGACTTCTGA
- a CDS encoding proteasome assembly chaperone family protein, whose translation MQSTKVNQLKKDVKLDNPILLVGLPGVGHVGKLVVDHIVETFEAEKLVEIFSPSFPPQVLVDEKSTVRLVSNSFYTCKAGNHDLLLLAGDQQSATTEGHYELCDLYLDIAEEYGVSKIYTLGGFPTGQLEHKDEVMGAVNNVGLVEDLEKHGVIFKENEPGGGIVGVSGLMLGLSQFRDIDAACLMGLTSGYMVDPKSAQSLIKVLSSMLEIEIDVNELEKRAREMEKIVANLMDQKQQQQQMLPDTTPDEDLRYIG comes from the coding sequence ATGCAAAGCACAAAAGTGAACCAGCTGAAGAAAGATGTTAAACTGGATAATCCCATCCTGCTGGTTGGACTTCCCGGTGTCGGCCACGTGGGAAAACTTGTTGTAGATCATATTGTAGAAACATTCGAAGCTGAAAAGCTTGTGGAGATTTTTTCGCCTTCATTCCCACCACAGGTACTGGTGGACGAGAAAAGTACCGTCCGTCTTGTAAGTAATTCTTTTTATACATGTAAAGCAGGGAACCATGACCTTCTTTTATTGGCAGGTGACCAGCAAAGTGCAACCACAGAAGGCCATTACGAACTCTGTGACCTCTACCTTGATATAGCCGAGGAATACGGCGTTTCAAAAATCTATACCCTTGGAGGATTCCCTACAGGGCAATTGGAGCACAAAGATGAGGTAATGGGAGCCGTCAACAATGTGGGACTTGTGGAAGACCTTGAAAAGCATGGAGTCATTTTCAAGGAAAATGAACCCGGTGGTGGAATTGTTGGTGTTTCCGGACTTATGCTTGGTTTGAGCCAGTTCCGCGATATAGATGCAGCCTGTCTTATGGGGCTGACATCAGGTTACATGGTAGACCCGAAGAGTGCACAATCCCTGATAAAAGTACTCAGCAGCATGCTTGAAATCGAAATTGATGTCAACGAACTGGAAAAGCGTGCAAGGGAAATGGAGAAAATTGTTGCAAACCTGATGGACCAAAAACAACAGCAACAACAGATGCTCCCCGACACGACCCCGGATGAAGATCTGAGGTACATCGGATAA
- a CDS encoding nucleolar RNA-binding Nop10p family protein: protein MGHSIRKCCDCGRYSLRDKCPVCEGITTDPRPARLSPKDPYGKYRRISKWEGRTCKAQK, encoded by the coding sequence TTGGGCCATTCGATCAGGAAATGCTGCGATTGCGGCAGGTATTCCCTCAGGGATAAATGTCCCGTTTGTGAGGGGATTACAACTGATCCAAGGCCTGCAAGGCTTTCCCCGAAAGATCCATACGGCAAATATCGCAGAATTAGCAAATGGGAAGGTAGGACATGCAAAGCACAAAAGTGA
- a CDS encoding translation initiation factor IF-2 subunit alpha, whose product MDSNKWPEVGEFVVCEVKNVTDFGAYTALEEYDGKEGFIHISEIKAGWVKYVRDHVREGQKIVCKVLNVDTSRRHIDLSLKDVNDHQKRAKIQDWKNEQKATKWLQFVAEESKLDEKKLQKLEDTLLDEFGSNYTAFEEAAIQGEEAFEDVKISKKIAATIVKLAQENIKLPYVEIAGYVDLTNSAPNGIELIKMALEEANEIDMEGVRLNITYTGAPRYRIRVIAPDYKTAEAVLKDSADTAIAKIEQLGGKGAFHRHIEATRS is encoded by the coding sequence ATGGATAGCAATAAATGGCCGGAAGTCGGTGAATTTGTCGTTTGTGAAGTCAAGAACGTAACCGACTTTGGCGCCTATACAGCCCTTGAGGAATATGACGGCAAAGAAGGATTCATCCACATATCCGAAATAAAGGCAGGATGGGTCAAGTACGTCAGGGATCACGTAAGGGAAGGACAGAAAATCGTTTGTAAGGTTCTCAATGTGGACACCTCCAGACGTCACATTGACCTTTCCCTGAAAGACGTGAATGATCACCAGAAAAGGGCTAAAATCCAGGATTGGAAGAATGAACAGAAGGCTACCAAATGGCTTCAGTTCGTTGCAGAGGAATCAAAACTCGATGAGAAAAAGCTGCAAAAACTTGAAGATACTCTTTTAGATGAATTTGGCAGCAATTACACAGCTTTCGAAGAAGCTGCAATCCAGGGCGAAGAAGCATTTGAAGATGTTAAGATCAGCAAGAAAATTGCTGCAACTATCGTTAAGCTTGCCCAGGAAAATATCAAACTTCCATATGTTGAAATTGCCGGCTATGTGGATCTTACCAACAGTGCTCCAAACGGCATTGAACTCATTAAGATGGCTCTTGAAGAGGCAAATGAAATCGACATGGAAGGTGTCAGGTTAAACATTACTTACACAGGTGCACCAAGATACCGCATAAGAGTTATTGCTCCGGATTACAAGACTGCAGAAGCTGTCCTCAAGGACTCAGCTGACACAGCCATCGCCAAGATTGAACAACTCGGCGGCAAAGGTGCTTTCCACCGTCACATCGAAGCCACCAGGTCGTGA
- a CDS encoding 30S ribosomal protein S27e: MANPKSRFLKVKCNDCSNEQVIFGSASRKVNCVVCGRTLAEPTGGKSTITTHILEVLE, from the coding sequence ATGGCAAACCCAAAAAGCAGATTCCTTAAGGTAAAATGCAATGACTGTTCCAACGAGCAGGTAATCTTCGGAAGCGCAAGCAGGAAGGTAAACTGTGTCGTCTGTGGCAGAACCCTTGCAGAACCTACCGGTGGTAAATCCACTATTACAACCCATATACTTGAAGTACTCGAGTAA
- a CDS encoding 50S ribosomal protein L44e translates to MKIPKRFRTHCPHCKKHTEHVAEKVKKGKESMMTRIRRQKKRQTGIGNSGKFSKVPSGDKPTKRIALRYRCTVCNKAHQRPCFRAKKFDFKE, encoded by the coding sequence ATGAAGATTCCAAAGAGGTTCAGGACACATTGCCCGCACTGTAAAAAACACACGGAGCACGTTGCAGAGAAAGTAAAGAAGGGCAAAGAGTCAATGATGACACGTATCAGAAGGCAGAAGAAGAGACAAACCGGTATTGGAAACAGTGGTAAATTCTCCAAGGTGCCCAGTGGTGACAAGCCCACAAAGAGAATTGCACTCAGATACCGCTGCACCGTGTGCAACAAAGCACATCAGAGGCCATGCTTCAGAGCCAAGAAATTCGATTTTAAGGAGTGA